In Mytilus edulis chromosome 13, xbMytEdul2.2, whole genome shotgun sequence, a single window of DNA contains:
- the LOC139501702 gene encoding G-protein coupled receptor dmsr-1-like: MEFLNNTTFSNEIWTGSQLNDHDALTTFSLAYGKIHGYVSLLVCFFGIPTNIINITVLTRKHMQTSINLILTWMAASDMLTMVTYVPFVVHFYIQFGTYELSAEKNTKIWMEYLLFHINFSALTHTISIWLGVSLAIFRYMHLRSSETGNLVHVRRIIRARIAICVIIACSVLLMIPNFMSTSLELKANTSKVVYIIEDTNIGTPNITLINFVNMCIYSALAKFVPCLLMIVFGGLLLRTLDMQVRVRRKRMKKLGVIMTRPLNTSRTTVLLLIVMILFLITELPQGILIVLSLFKSGFFLDVYIPLGDVMDILALVNNAINFVLYCSMNREFRRTLVRIVCTRGLKHYRTHAHTNATGTELVTEAAQKLSVMVDNHACDETISKDPLDTSNVMTMVSATELSTLIEPKHTK; the protein is encoded by the coding sequence ATGGAGTTTTTAAACAACACTACGTTTTCTAATGAGATTTGGACTGGATCCCAATTGAATGATCACGATGCTCTCACCACGTTCAGTCTCGCATATGGAAAGATTCATGGGTATGTTAGTCTTCTCGTTTGTTTTTTTGGAATTCCaactaatattataaatataacggTGCTGACACGGAAGCACATGCAGACTTCAATTAACCTCATTCTAACATGGATGGCTGCTTCGGATATGTTAACTATGGTGACATACGTACCTTTTGTCGTCCATTTCTATATTCAGTTTGGAACGTATGAGTTGTCAGCCGAGAAAAATACGAAAATATGGATGGaatatcttttatttcatatCAACTTCTCAGCATTGACTCACACTATTTCTATATGGTTAGGTGTATCACTTGCAATATTTCGATATATGCATTTGCGATCATCAGAGACGGGAAATCTTGTTCATGTTCGTCGGATCATTCGGGCTCGTATAGCCATATGTGTTATTATTGCATGTTCAGTGTTGTTGATGATACCGAACTTCATGTCAACGAGCCTCGAACTGAAAGCAAATACGTCTAAAGTCGTTTATATAATCGAGGATACGAACATAGGAACCCCAAATATTACGCTGATTAATTTTGTGAATATGTGCATCTACAGTGCGCTTGCCAAGTTTGTGCCATGTTTGTTAATGATTGTATTTGGAGGACTTTTGCTGCGAACTCTTGACATGCAGGTGAGAGTTAGACGTAAAAGGATGAAAAAACTAGGAGTCATTATGACACGACCATTAAATACGTCAAGGACGACAGTGTTACTGCTGATTGTTATGATCCTGTTCCTAATTACGGAACTTCCTCAAGGAATCCTTATTGTACTGAGCTTATTTAAAAGTGGGTTTTTCTTGGATGTGTACATCCCCCTTGGAGATGTTATGGATATTCTGGCATTAGTAAACAATGCCATCAATTTTGTGCTTTATTGTTCAATGAACAGAGAGTTTAGAAGAACGCTTGTTCGAATTGTGTGCACACGAGGACTGAAGCATTATCGCACCCATGCTCACACAAATGCCACGGGTACTGAACTTGTGACAGAAGCGGCACAGAAATTGTCCGTCATGGTTGACAATCATGCTTGCGATGAAACCATCTCAAAAGATCCTCTGGACACTTCAAATGTAATGACAATGGTTTCAGCAACTGAGTTATCTACCCTGATTGAACCTAAACATACTAAGTAA